The window GTATCCTTTATGCCGGAAAAGATCCAGTGCCGTATCAATAATTCGTTCCTTTAAAGACTGTACGACCAATTTTTCTCCCCCCATCTATCACCCCTTAGACTTCAGGAATCATTTTAGTTTTGTTAAATATTACTATTTCAAATATAGCATTCATCCATTTCTCAGTCTAGTAGATTTGCACAAAAATCATCGAATATACCTATTTATTCTACTTTAAGACATGTTTTTTCGACTATCATTTCAATCTAGATACCTAGATTTCTGTTTAAGAAGTTTCATTCCTTGATTCAAATTCAAGTACAGTTTAACCTGTAATATGATCGTTTCGCCCCGTCTCAAAGTCACAACATGCACTCCATTATATTCTTGGTTTCTTTATATTATGTATTGAAAATACAACATGCGAAAAAAAAGACAAAGCCATTGAATGACTTTGTCTTTTTATTTAGGAAGCGTATTATTTTTGTTGTGCTAACCAAGCAGCAGCTGCTTCCGCATCTTCACCTTGTAGTAAGCCTTTTGGCATTCCGCCACGACCATTTACGATTACATCATGAATTTCTTCTTCAGAAAGACGTCCACCAACGTCTGCAAGTGACGGTGTATTTCCCATACCTTCTAAATTACCACCATGACATGATATACAATTTGCGTTAACGAGTTCTTCACCGGCTCCAGCATCTGCACCGCCTGTAGCAGTATCACCTGTACCTGTTGTGTCCTCTGTTGTTGTATCTTCCGTACCTGTGTTAGTATCAGTTGCTTCGTCGTCACCGCCACCACACGCAGCAAGGAATAATGCTGAACCGAATACTAGTGCTAACCATGCTTTTTTCATTTTTGAACCCCTCCAAAAAGATATAAAGTAAATACAGATTACATTGGTAAGTATACCAAAGTTAGACTCTTTTGAAACCTTCTCCCAGCACCTCATAAGCATCGGAAACAATCACAAACGCAGTCGGGTCAACGGTTTTAATGATTTGTTTCAGCTTTGTGAATTCTGATTGATACACAACCACCATTAGCATAAGACGTTCTTCCCCGGTATATCCTCCAAAGGCAGGCACCTTTGTAACGCCTCGATCAATATCCGCGTAAATTGCGTCGCGGATTTCATCTTGTTTGTTAGAGATTATATACACCATTTTTGATTGGCTAAAACCTAACTGAACAATATCGATTGTCTTCGTCGTTACAAATAGTCCAATTAATGCATACA is drawn from Lysinibacillus sp. SGAir0095 and contains these coding sequences:
- the cccB gene encoding cytochrome c551, with the translated sequence MKKAWLALVFGSALFLAACGGGDDEATDTNTGTEDTTTEDTTGTGDTATGGADAGAGEELVNANCISCHGGNLEGMGNTPSLADVGGRLSEEEIHDVIVNGRGGMPKGLLQGEDAEAAAAWLAQQK